The nucleotide window CGGCGGAGGTCGCGCTCCCATTCGTCTATGTAGGGTGATGAACGGTTCAGCCGCGTGCATCTCTATAGCGTGCGTACCGAGCGGTATCGCACAGACATGACAGGATGATCCAGAACGCGCTCGTCTACCCGAGTCCGCTTGAGACATTCAGATACGCTGCATTCTTAAGAGGATTACGTAGAGCGCGATGGGTCTCGGTGACAGGTTGGATTTCATCGGTATGACTTTTGCGGGACAGAAATTCCGTCACGCGATAGAGACTCGAGTCTATCTCAAAATTGTTGGAGCAGCATGGTGAGGGATGCGAGCTGCACAAAAGCGAGAAAGTTATCGGCGGCGTTGGTTTCCACGCAGGTCGCGGTCGTCTTGGGTCTTCAGTTTCTCTGTGGATTCGTGCGACGCGATCACCACATTTGAGATTAGAGTCTAGGGGGATTGCTAGTTGCTCTGTTGTTCGAACAAGACGATTGGTAGCGGTCAAGTGATGTTGTTTTCTCACTAGGAGCCACCACAGTGAACCTCAAGGGGCTGGTTCATCGAGAACTCGGCGAGGGACTGACGGAAAAAGAGCTGGCCTCGGCCGTGGCGGTGTCCGAGCGGACGATCGAGAATATTCTGGCCGGCAGGCTGCCGCATGACCGTACCACCTGGGAAAAATTCGCGCGGTACTTTCGGATGGATGTGGATTTCCTGCGGACCGGAGAGTCGACCCATGCGAGAACAACGGTGGAACTCCCGGGGAGTACCCATCATTCCGCGGCGGGTGAAATCCGGAAGTTTCCCCTGCTCCAGTGGCAGCACCTGGGCCAGATCGTCACGGGCCAAACCCTTCCTGAGGCCGCCCACGCCGAAGCTCTGATCGAGGCGACGGACGTGACGGGGATACGCACCGTCGCCGCGAAAGTCCCGGACGACTCGATGGAGCCCCTGTTCAGCGAAGGAGAAATGATTTTTGTGAATCCCGACCTCGAATGGAACCCGGGCGACTATGTCATTGCCCAGAGTGGGGACGGACACTCGGACGCCCTGTTCCTTCGACAGATCAAACGCATCGGCAGTCACTGCATGCTCCATCCGCTGAACCGGAAATACGACGATCTTCCGGTCACGACCCGAGACGCCGTGTGGGGAAAGGTCGTCAGGCTGCGCAAGAATCTCTGAAACCTTTTGAATATCTTCATGAGCATGGAGAACGATGACATGATCCTCTACAACCAAGCGGCCGGTCCGGAAAGGGAAGTATGATGAAACGTAACGGTTGGTGGCGATTTGTGATTGTCCTTGCGTGGTGGCTCGGCGCCGGCTCCCCCGTCGGCGCAGCGCCTGATTTGGAGTCGACTCATCCGCAGTTGGTGCCCGGCGATCGGGTGCTGCTCGGCACAGTCCTGGAAATCAGAAGTGACCAGGCACGAGTCGACACCGGAGAGCTCGAGCCGCGGTTCATCCCCATGGGGGTCAGGAAGGCCAAGGGGCTGCCGGATCTTAAGGCAGGCGATCGGATCGAACTCACCGTCAATGATCAAAACCTGTTGGTCGATGTGCATAAAGTCGGTGAGTCCTCCCATCACCGTGTGATTCACGGTCAGCTCGCCGGGCCCATGGAAACCGGACACGACAAGGCGGTGATTCGTACAACGAATGGGAAAGAGGAATCTCACCTGGTGAGGCCGGTCGCTCGAAGCAAGGTCGCCTCCGTTCCCGTGGGCGTGGACGCCGTCTTTCTCATCGACGAACTGGACAAGGTCGTGGATGTGACCTACGGCAGCAAAGAGGCGGTTCATCACGCGGCGGAACTTTGGCAAAAGAAGACTCCCTTGAAGGGCAACCTGAGCCGCATTGTCGGCGTGATCGTAAAGCCCTTGAAAGACGATACCGTCGTTATTCGCACCGAGGACGGCAAGGAGCGCTCCTATCCGGTACGTCCGCTCATTCAGCAACGACTGACCGCGGTATCCAAAGGTGATTCCGTGGTGCTTCTCGTTGACGATGAACAGAAAGTGACGGATGTCGCGTTCACGCCAAGAAATTAAGAAGGAGGCGGTATGAAAACCCCCATCGCGCTGTTCGTGTTTACACTGATCGGCAGTATCGGGATCGCAACCCTTCTATACGCAGCGAGTTCCAAGATTGTCGAAGGAGACGTGCTGAAGATCGAGGGAGACTATTATACGGTGCACGATACGGCCGGCCACGAAGTCCGCTTGCATGTCGACAAGACCACGCACTTGGAGGGCGGCACCTTCAAGGTGGGGGACAAGGTCGAGACCCACGTGACGGATAAGGGGCACGCGCGTTCCATCATCCATCTAACCGCCGCCGGTACGATGGCCACGTCTGGTTCGAGGATCGTCGAAGGAGATGTGCTGAAGATCGAGGGAGACTATTATACGGTGCACGATACGGCCGGTCACGAAGTCCGCTTGCATGTCGACAAGACCACGCACCTGGAAGGCGCTTTCAAGGTGGGGAACAAGGTCGAGGCTTATGTGACGGATAAGGGCCACGTGCGGTTCCTATACCACATCAAGCATCTCGAGCCGGCGAAATAGGGTGCCAGGTTCCCAGGTTCCATGGGGCGCGCTCACGATTGCTGGGTTCCAGCACGCGACTCGATTCTCAAGCGGCGAAGGGACCCACACCATGGCGTGAGAGCGCGAAGCGAGCACCGCCGACTGTGCGCAGTAGTGGTCAAACCATAGATGACCGTCGACGACTGTCGAAGATAGCTTGCGCGGTTTGCGATAAGAGGTGCCTCACCAACGCAGAATATCCTCCTGCCTGCGCAGGAGGTGCACTGCACGCTGACGCGTGCACGTCACAGGGAGATTGATCATGAACGGAGATTCGCCTATTCTGAACGTTTCCCTCACTGCTGTCATGAGTGTGTGCCTTTCCGGTTCCGTCGTCCTAGCAAGCGAGCGGTCACTGAGTACTGGTCCGATCACGCACCTGATTGCTGAGCAAGCCCAAAGCGACGAACAGGTCAAGTACAAGGTCGAGGAGCGTCTCCGAACGGATGGCCGCATAGATTGGGAGGTCCTCGACGTCGAAGTGCACGAAGGACAGGCGACGCTCTACGGCGAAGTCTTGACGGAGGACCAGAAGGGACTGGCCAGCCTAATCGCAAGTACTGTTCCCGGGGTGAAAAAGTTGAATAACCGCATCATCGTCGATAAGCCGATCTCGACAGACTATCGCCTCCGGAAGGCGGTATGGAGCACCTTGCGAGGCGTGGATGCGCTGCGAGAACAGACGCACACGTTGCGGGTCCGTGTGGACCATACGGTGGCCACGCTGTCCGGCTCGGTTGAGCAGCCGCTCCAGGAAGAGGCGGCGGTGAAGGCTGCCCAATCAGTTCAGGGAGTCAGCAAGGTGGTGAATGCGATCAAGGTGCAACCGAGGTCCTAGCAGACCGAACGCGAAACATAATACCTTCGTTACCATTTCGGTGGACTTCTAGTGAGCGGACGCGACCCGGAAAAGGGTCGAAACGGAACATTCCACCTCACACATCGCACGGGTTGGCTCCTGCACCCGGGCCTCCTCGGGGCGAGAGCCGGCGCCTGTGTGGCCTGTCTTCAATGAGGCGGTCGCAGACCCGTTCGCGCCGCCGATGCCTCCGAACGTGACGCTGGACCAAGTCAACAAGCTAGCGGTGTCCCTCGCACGGAGTGAATCGAACCGGGAGCAGATCCTGCTTACGGCCCTCGCAGATATGGTTCATGAATTTTTCTAAGGGTCCGACGCATTCCGCGGCTGCCGTGTGGCGCGTGCCGCTTGGCCAGACACCGGCCTACCTCGATCCATCCAGGCAAGAGGCGCTGCTCTTCTCTCTCGGGCAGTCAGCGGAAGAGCACGCGGTCGGGAAGTTGGGTTGAAGGACGT belongs to Nitrospira sp. and includes:
- a CDS encoding LexA family transcriptional regulator — its product is MNLKGLVHRELGEGLTEKELASAVAVSERTIENILAGRLPHDRTTWEKFARYFRMDVDFLRTGESTHARTTVELPGSTHHSAAGEIRKFPLLQWQHLGQIVTGQTLPEAAHAEALIEATDVTGIRTVAAKVPDDSMEPLFSEGEMIFVNPDLEWNPGDYVIAQSGDGHSDALFLRQIKRIGSHCMLHPLNRKYDDLPVTTRDAVWGKVVRLRKNL
- a CDS encoding BON domain-containing protein; translation: MNGDSPILNVSLTAVMSVCLSGSVVLASERSLSTGPITHLIAEQAQSDEQVKYKVEERLRTDGRIDWEVLDVEVHEGQATLYGEVLTEDQKGLASLIASTVPGVKKLNNRIIVDKPISTDYRLRKAVWSTLRGVDALREQTHTLRVRVDHTVATLSGSVEQPLQEEAAVKAAQSVQGVSKVVNAIKVQPRS